In the Catharus ustulatus isolate bCatUst1 chromosome 18, bCatUst1.pri.v2, whole genome shotgun sequence genome, one interval contains:
- the C18H12orf76 gene encoding uncharacterized protein C12orf76 homolog — translation MGLAAARGWALSPLSPGPAERSRPYAVLQHQNLVLLGSILSALLLTIILMAICVYRPVRRR, via the exons ATGGGGctggcggcggcgcggggctgggcgctgtccccgctgtccccgggcCCGGCGGAGCGCAGCCGGCCCTAcgctgtgctgcagcaccagaACCTGG tgctgctgggcagcaTCCTCAGCGCTCTCCTGCTCACCATCATCCTCATGGCCATCTGTGTCTACCGGCCCGTCCGGCGGCGGTAG
- the LOC117004772 gene encoding sodium-dependent serotonin transporter-like — MAEQPCLGPPASPAPPKPRSHPRDKWSKKMDFLLSVIGFAVDLGNVWRFPYICYQNGGGAFLIPYTLMAVFGGVPLFYMELALGQFHRTGAIPIWKRICPIFKGIGFAICIIGLYVSFYYNTIIAWALYYFYSSFSGTLPWASCDNPWNTPDCTNYFGKSNVTWTNFSRSPAEEFYTRKVLEIQKSGGLYDIGGIRWQLLLCLFLIFTIVYFSLWKGVKTSGKVVWVTATLPYVVLLILLIRGATLPGAWRGVVFYLRPDWGKLLSTAVWVDAAAQIFFSLGPGFGVLLALASYNHFHNNCYRDALVTSAVNCLTSFLSGFVIFTVLGYMAEMRDVEVEDVARDKGPSLLFITYPEAIANMVGSTFFAIIFFLMMITLGLDSTFGGLEAVITAVMDEYPQVLAGRRELFVLGLITVCFLGSLSTLTYGGAYVVKLLEEFGAGCSILAVVLLETIAVSWFYGIQRFSHDVKAMLGFTPGLFWKLCWVAISPALLAFIVISSLLDQPPLSLFDYEYPEWSISVGFLIGASSFICIPLYMVYKLVWTPGSLKQRLAVCIRPEKTTRAPQAEGVGMAPVL, encoded by the exons atggcagagcagccctgcctgggtcCCCCCgccagccctgcacccccaaagccccgctcccaccccagggacaAGTGGAGTAAAAAGATGGATTTCCTCCTCTCCGTCATCGGATTCGCCGTCGACCTGGGCAACGTCTGGCGGTTCCCTTACATCTGCTACCAGAACGGAGGGG GAGCCTTCCTCATCCCCTACACGCTGATggctgtttttgggggggtgcCCCTCTTCTACATGGAGCTGGCCCTGGGGCAGTTCCACAGGACAGGCGCCATCCCCATCTGGAAACGCATCTGCCCCATCTTTAAAG gcaTCGGCTTTGCCATCTGCATCATCGGCCTCTACGTCTCCTTCTACTACAACACCATCATTGCCTGGGCTCTCTACTACTTCTACTCCTCCTTCTCGggcaccctgccctgggccagctgtGACAACCCCTGGAACACCCCTGACTGCACCAACTACTTTGGGAAGAGCAACGTGACCTGGACCAACTTCTCCAGGTCCCCTGCCGAGGAGTTTTACAC GAGGAAGGTCCTGGAGATCCAGAAATCGGGGGGTCTGTATGACATCGGGGGGATCCgctggcagctgctcctctgcctcttcctcatcttcacCATCGTCTACTTCAGCCTGTGGAAAGGGGTGAAAACCTCTGGGAAG GTGGTGTGGGTGACAGCCACCCTGCCCTACGTTGTCCTGCTCATCCTGCTCATCCGAGGGGCCACCCTGCCTGGAGCCTGGAGAGGAGTTGTCTTCTACCTGCGCCCAGACTGGGGCAAGCTcctgagcactgca GTTTGGGTGGATGCTGCTGCacagattttcttctccttggGCCCTGGATTTGGAGTCCTCCTTGCTCTGGCCAGTTACAACCATTTCCACAACAACTGCTACAG GGATGCACTTGTCACCAGTGCTGTGAACTGCCTCACCAGCTTCCTCTCAGGCTTCGTCATCTTCACCGTGCTGGGCTACATGGCCGAGATGAGGGACGTGGAGGTGGAGGATGTCGCCAGAGATAAAG ggcCCAGCCTCCTCTTCATCACCTACCCTGAAGCAATTGCCAACATGGTGGGATCCACCTTCTTTGCCATCATTTTCTTCCTGATGATGATCACCCTGGGGCTGGACAGCACG TTTGGAGGCTTGGAGGCCGTGATCACGGCCGTGATGGACGAGTAcccccaggtcctggcagggcgACGGGAGCTCTTCGTCCTTGGCCTCATCACAGTCTGTTTCCTGGgctccctcagcaccctcacCTAC gggggaGCCTACGTGGtgaagctgctggaggagtTCGGCGCCggctgctccatcctggccgTGGTGCTCCTGGAAACCATCGCTGTCTCCTGGTTTTATG GGATCCAGAGGTTCTCCCACGACGTCAAGGCCATGCTGGGCTTCACCCCAGGGCTCTTCTGGAAGCTGTGCTGGGTTGCCATCAGCCCAGCCTTGCTGGCA TTCATCGtcatcagctccctcctggaCCAGCCACCCCTGAGCCTGTTTGACTACGAATACCCCGAGTGGAGCATCTCCGTGGGATTCCTCATCGGAGCATCGTCCTTCATCTGCATCCCCCTCTACATGGTGTACAAGCTCGTCTGGACACCGGGATCCCTCAAGCAG CGCCTCGCTGTCTGCATTCGGCCCGAGAAAACCACGCGAGCCCCCCAGGCAGAAGGGGTGGGCATGGCCCCCGTCCTGTAG